In Trifolium pratense cultivar HEN17-A07 linkage group LG7, ARS_RC_1.1, whole genome shotgun sequence, a genomic segment contains:
- the LOC123895660 gene encoding protein GRAVITROPIC IN THE LIGHT 1, translating to MESVKPSAVTPHKSKLARTLSKVLRVKSMTGIDGLKNVKVDVNLNNEEELKKKMVIEEEELKKKMVIEALLSKVFASISTIKASYAQLQYAQSPYDPDGIQDADKFVVSELKVLSELKQCWFRKQFDFDPSPEGAIVASESKELKSVIKTYRIMGKKLESQARVKDSEIMFLKEKLEEANKQNKSIEKRLNQSGLLSSLDNLHISGLSPTHFISVLRHTVKSIRSFVKLLVNEMRSAGWDIDASVNAIIKENVVYWKEDHKCFAIESFVCREMFDSFNFPNFNLPNESIPPDRNKTQFFFARFNELKSVKAKEFLAFKPKSPFAKFCKVKYLRLVHPKMEASFFGDMKQRTNMVNSGEFPDDNKLFTLFCEMAKRVWLLHCLAFSFEPQVEIFQIGKGCRFSDVYMESVVNVNANDDDDDEVAATLAVESEPQVCFTVVPGFKIGKTVLQCQVYLSQLLQQQR from the coding sequence aTGGAATCCGTTAAGCCTTCAGCAGTGACACCTCACAAGAGTAAATTGGCTCGCACTTTATCGAAGGTTCTTCGTGTTAAATCAATGACTGGAATTGATGGACTGAAGAATGTTAAAGTTGATGTTAATCTCAACAATGAAGAAGAGCTTAAGAAAAAAATGGTCatagaagaagaagagcttAAGAAAAAAATGGTCATAGAAGCTTTGCTTTCAAAAGTGTTTGCTAGCATTTCAACTATAAAAGCTTCATATGCTCAGCTGCAATATGCTCAATCACCTTATGACCCTGATGGAATTCAAGATGCTGATAAATTTGTAGTCTCAGAGTTGAAGGTCTTATCTGAGTTAAAGCAATGTTGGTTCAGAAAACAATTTGATTTTGATCCTTCACCGGAGGGAGCAATAGTTGCATCTGAATCAAAGGAGCTGAAGAGTGTTATTAAAACCTATAGGATAATGGGGAAGAAGTTAGAATCGCAGGCGCGGGTTAAAGACTCTGAGATAATGTTTCTTAAAGAAAAGTTAGAGGAAGCAAATAAACAGAACAAGTCAATTGAAAAGAGATTAAATCAAAGTGGTTTGTTATCATCCCTTGATAATCTTCATATCTCAGGACTAAGTCCTACACATTTTATTTCTGTTCTTCGACACACAGTTAAATCGATTAGAAGCTTTGTGAAGTTGTTGGTGAATGAGATGAGATCCGCAGGTTGGGATATTGATGCATCAGTGAATGCTATTATTAAAGAAAATGTTGTTTATTGGAAAGAAGATCACAAGTGTTTTGCAATTGAGTCTTTTGTTTGTAGGGAAATGTTTGACTCTTTCAACTTCCCTAATTTCAATCTTCCTAATGAGTCTATTCCTCCTGATAGAAACAAAACACAGTTTTTCTTTGCGAGGTTCAACGAGTTAAAATCAGTGAAAGCAAAGGAGTTTCTTGCTTTCAAACCAAAATCACCTTTTGCAAAGTTTTGCAAGGTAAAATACTTGAGACTAGTTCACCCCAAAATGGAAGCATCTTTTTTTGGTGACATGAAACAAAGAACCAACATGGTGAATAGTGGAGAATTTCCTGATGACAACAAGTTGTTCACATTATTTTGTGAGATGGCTAAGAGGGTATGGTTGTTgcattgtttagcattttcttttGAGCCTCAAGTTGAAATATTTCAAATAGGAAAAGGATGTAGATTCTCTGATGTGTACATGGAGAGTGTTGTAAATGTAAATgcaaatgatgatgatgatgatgaagtagCAGCAACACTAGCAGTGGAATCTGAGCCACAAGTTTGTTTCACAGTAGTTCCAGGTTTTAAGATAGGTAAAACTGTTTTACAGTGCCAAGTTTACCTCTCACAGTTATTACAACAACAAAGGTAG